One window of Myxocyprinus asiaticus isolate MX2 ecotype Aquarium Trade chromosome 6, UBuf_Myxa_2, whole genome shotgun sequence genomic DNA carries:
- the LOC127442569 gene encoding F-box/LRR-repeat protein 7 isoform X1: MGANNGKQSGSEGKGSSSISSDLSSSTDQTSTKAPKNAATSEDSDLSMRTVSTPSPALILPSCSSPAIFNGSSTSSSAFSTETIAMVHTPPTSLTHPQRSLRQPKDHQGAPIDMLPDHAFLQIFTHLPTNQLCRCARVCRRWYNLAWDPRLWRTIRLTGDVLHVDRALRVLTRRLCQDTPNVCLTLETVVVSGCRRLTDRGLYTVAQCCPELRRLEVSGCYNVSNEAVFEVVSRCPNLEHLDVSGCSKVTCISLTRDVSVKLSPLHGQQISIRYLDMTDCFALEDEGLHTIAAHCTQLTHLYLRRCVRLTDEGLRFLVIYCPSVRELSVSDCRFVSDFGLREIAKLEGRLRYLSIAHCGRITDVGVRYIAKYCIRLRYLNARGCEGLTDHGIEHLAKNCPKLKSLDIGKCPLVSDAGLEQLALNCFNLKRLSLKTCESITGRGLQVVAANCFDLQLLNVQDCDVPLEALHFVKRHCKRCVIEHTNPAFF, encoded by the exons ACTCGGATCTTAGCATGCGAACAGTGAGCACACCAAGCCCAGCTCTGATTTTGCCCTCTTGTTCTTCCCCTGCCATATTCAATGGCTCCTCTACATCCTCATCTGCCTTCAGCACAGAAACTATTGCCATGGTGCACACACCCCCCACCTCCCTCACCCACCCCCAGAGGAGCCTGCGGCAACCAAAGGACCACCAGGGGGCACCCATCGATATGCTCCCGGACCACGCCTTTCTACAGATCTTCACCCACCTGCCCACCAACCAGCTGTGCCGCTGTGCCCGTGTATGCCGTCGCTGGTACAACTTGGCATGGGACCCCCGCTTGTGGAGGACTATTCGTCTGACAGGAGACGTGCTACACGTGGACCGCGCTCTTCGGGTTCTCACTCGAAGACTCTGCCAGGATACCCCCAATGTATGTCTCACCTTGGAGACAGTTGTGGTTAGTGGCTGTCGGAGGCTGACTGACCGTGGACTGTACACAGTGGCACAGTGCTGTCCAGAACTCCGTCGCTTAGAGGTTTCCGGCTGTTACAATGTATCCAATGAGGCTGTGTTTGAAGTAGTGTCACGCTGCCCCAACTTGGAACACCTGGATGTTTCAG GGTGCTCTAAGGTAACCTGCATAAGTCTAACTCGGGACGTTTCAGTCAAACTCTCCCCTCTTCACGGTCAGCAGATCTCCATCCGCTATCTTGACATGACGGACTGTTTTGCTTTGGAGGACGAAGGCCTGCACACCATTGCCGCCCATTGTACTCAGCTCACTCACCTCTACCTACGCCGCTGTGTGCGCCTGACTGATGAGGGTCTGCGTTTCTTGGTCATCTACTGCCCATCTGTGCGCGAACTCAGTGTCAGCGACTGCCGCTTCGTCAGTGACTTTGGCCTGCGGGAGATTGCAAAACTAGAGGGCCGTCTGCGTTACCTCAGCATAGCGCACTGCGGCCGCATCACTGACGTGGGCGTGCGTTACATAGCAAAATACTGCATCAGACTGCGTTACCTGAATGCTCGTGGCTGTGAGGGACTAACGGACCACGGCATTGAGCACCTTGCCAAAAACTGCCCCAAATTAAAGTCCCTGGACATTGGGAAGTGCCCTTTGGTGTCAGACGCAGGCCTGGAGCAGCTTGCACTAAACTGTTTCAACCTGAAAAGACTCAGTCTGAAGACATGCGAAAGTATTACAGGCCGTGGGCTGCAAGTAGTGGCGGCAAACTGCTTTGACCTTCAGCTGCTGAATGTACAGGACTGTGATGTGCCACTGGAGGCTCTGCACTTTGTCAAACGTCATTGTAAACGCTGTGTTATTGAGCATACCAATCCAGCCTTTTTCTAA
- the LOC127442569 gene encoding F-box/LRR-repeat protein 7 isoform X2: protein MRTVSTPSPALILPSCSSPAIFNGSSTSSSAFSTETIAMVHTPPTSLTHPQRSLRQPKDHQGAPIDMLPDHAFLQIFTHLPTNQLCRCARVCRRWYNLAWDPRLWRTIRLTGDVLHVDRALRVLTRRLCQDTPNVCLTLETVVVSGCRRLTDRGLYTVAQCCPELRRLEVSGCYNVSNEAVFEVVSRCPNLEHLDVSGCSKVTCISLTRDVSVKLSPLHGQQISIRYLDMTDCFALEDEGLHTIAAHCTQLTHLYLRRCVRLTDEGLRFLVIYCPSVRELSVSDCRFVSDFGLREIAKLEGRLRYLSIAHCGRITDVGVRYIAKYCIRLRYLNARGCEGLTDHGIEHLAKNCPKLKSLDIGKCPLVSDAGLEQLALNCFNLKRLSLKTCESITGRGLQVVAANCFDLQLLNVQDCDVPLEALHFVKRHCKRCVIEHTNPAFF from the exons ATGCGAACAGTGAGCACACCAAGCCCAGCTCTGATTTTGCCCTCTTGTTCTTCCCCTGCCATATTCAATGGCTCCTCTACATCCTCATCTGCCTTCAGCACAGAAACTATTGCCATGGTGCACACACCCCCCACCTCCCTCACCCACCCCCAGAGGAGCCTGCGGCAACCAAAGGACCACCAGGGGGCACCCATCGATATGCTCCCGGACCACGCCTTTCTACAGATCTTCACCCACCTGCCCACCAACCAGCTGTGCCGCTGTGCCCGTGTATGCCGTCGCTGGTACAACTTGGCATGGGACCCCCGCTTGTGGAGGACTATTCGTCTGACAGGAGACGTGCTACACGTGGACCGCGCTCTTCGGGTTCTCACTCGAAGACTCTGCCAGGATACCCCCAATGTATGTCTCACCTTGGAGACAGTTGTGGTTAGTGGCTGTCGGAGGCTGACTGACCGTGGACTGTACACAGTGGCACAGTGCTGTCCAGAACTCCGTCGCTTAGAGGTTTCCGGCTGTTACAATGTATCCAATGAGGCTGTGTTTGAAGTAGTGTCACGCTGCCCCAACTTGGAACACCTGGATGTTTCAG GGTGCTCTAAGGTAACCTGCATAAGTCTAACTCGGGACGTTTCAGTCAAACTCTCCCCTCTTCACGGTCAGCAGATCTCCATCCGCTATCTTGACATGACGGACTGTTTTGCTTTGGAGGACGAAGGCCTGCACACCATTGCCGCCCATTGTACTCAGCTCACTCACCTCTACCTACGCCGCTGTGTGCGCCTGACTGATGAGGGTCTGCGTTTCTTGGTCATCTACTGCCCATCTGTGCGCGAACTCAGTGTCAGCGACTGCCGCTTCGTCAGTGACTTTGGCCTGCGGGAGATTGCAAAACTAGAGGGCCGTCTGCGTTACCTCAGCATAGCGCACTGCGGCCGCATCACTGACGTGGGCGTGCGTTACATAGCAAAATACTGCATCAGACTGCGTTACCTGAATGCTCGTGGCTGTGAGGGACTAACGGACCACGGCATTGAGCACCTTGCCAAAAACTGCCCCAAATTAAAGTCCCTGGACATTGGGAAGTGCCCTTTGGTGTCAGACGCAGGCCTGGAGCAGCTTGCACTAAACTGTTTCAACCTGAAAAGACTCAGTCTGAAGACATGCGAAAGTATTACAGGCCGTGGGCTGCAAGTAGTGGCGGCAAACTGCTTTGACCTTCAGCTGCTGAATGTACAGGACTGTGATGTGCCACTGGAGGCTCTGCACTTTGTCAAACGTCATTGTAAACGCTGTGTTATTGAGCATACCAATCCAGCCTTTTTCTAA